The following proteins are co-located in the Streptomyces sp. NBC_00435 genome:
- a CDS encoding alpha/beta hydrolase: MPTHALRVAAAAAVAATLLVTSACSDGGGKGKRGKDGAAQGARKLDWGDCEAPTAAEGGGQVPGTDWQCAVLDVPLDYAKPEGEKIGLALIRAKARDKKKRIGSLVFNFGGPGGSGITSLPGAANEYAALRDRYDLVSFDPRGVGRSAPVRCEDDKQLDAYYASDSSPSTPAQEKDFLATSDTYRSACKANSGNVLPHVGTENAARDLDRIRQALGDEKLNYFGISYGTELGGVYAHLFPKNVGRAVFDAVVDPTKNSEEGALGQAKGFQLALGNFAQDCVDRGDACRLQGSTAKEIEENIIKLQKQLAAKPVAGSGDRLLTETAATNGIAFALYSKEAWPLLEQGLDEAEGGQGQLLLAMSDALNGRDPKGTYSNIGAANTAINCADSKDRYTLEQTKAKLPEFRAASPVFGDFLGWAMMGCTDWPVAGAWNTPDVSAPGSAPILVIGNTGDPATPYEGARKMVERLGPGVGVELTYKGEGHGAYNSGDKCVQQAVNAYLLDGKVPAAGAVCTASKSPSPAATPPTPA, from the coding sequence ATGCCGACACACGCCCTGCGGGTCGCCGCTGCCGCCGCCGTTGCCGCCACGCTCCTCGTCACCAGTGCCTGTTCCGACGGCGGGGGCAAAGGGAAGAGGGGCAAGGACGGCGCCGCTCAGGGTGCCAGGAAACTGGACTGGGGAGACTGCGAGGCCCCCACCGCGGCCGAGGGCGGCGGACAGGTCCCCGGGACGGACTGGCAGTGCGCCGTCCTGGACGTACCCCTCGACTACGCGAAGCCGGAAGGGGAGAAGATCGGGCTGGCGCTGATCCGGGCCAAGGCCCGGGACAAGAAGAAGCGGATCGGGTCGCTCGTCTTCAACTTCGGCGGCCCCGGCGGCTCCGGCATCACCAGCCTGCCCGGCGCGGCGAACGAGTACGCGGCCCTGCGCGACCGGTACGACCTGGTCAGCTTCGACCCGCGCGGGGTCGGCCGCAGCGCGCCCGTCCGGTGCGAGGACGACAAGCAGCTGGACGCGTACTACGCCTCCGACTCCAGCCCCAGCACGCCGGCGCAGGAGAAGGACTTCCTCGCCACCAGCGACACGTACCGCAGCGCCTGCAAGGCGAACTCCGGCAACGTGCTCCCCCACGTCGGCACGGAGAACGCCGCCCGCGACCTGGACCGGATCCGCCAGGCCCTCGGCGACGAGAAGCTGAACTACTTCGGCATCTCCTACGGCACCGAACTCGGCGGGGTCTACGCCCACCTCTTCCCCAAGAACGTCGGCCGGGCCGTCTTCGACGCCGTCGTCGACCCCACGAAGAACTCCGAGGAGGGCGCCCTCGGCCAGGCCAAGGGCTTCCAGCTCGCGCTCGGCAACTTCGCCCAGGACTGCGTGGACCGCGGCGACGCCTGCCGCCTGCAGGGCAGCACCGCCAAGGAAATCGAGGAGAACATCATCAAACTCCAGAAGCAGCTGGCGGCCAAGCCCGTCGCCGGATCCGGCGACCGCCTGCTCACGGAGACCGCCGCGACCAACGGCATCGCCTTCGCCCTGTACTCCAAGGAGGCCTGGCCCCTGCTGGAGCAGGGCCTGGACGAGGCCGAGGGCGGCCAGGGCCAGCTGCTGCTCGCCATGTCCGACGCCCTCAACGGCCGCGACCCGAAGGGCACCTACAGCAACATCGGCGCGGCCAACACCGCCATCAACTGTGCCGACTCCAAGGACCGGTACACCCTGGAGCAGACGAAGGCGAAGCTGCCGGAGTTCCGCGCCGCCTCGCCCGTCTTCGGGGACTTCCTCGGCTGGGCCATGATGGGCTGCACCGACTGGCCCGTCGCCGGCGCCTGGAACACCCCGGACGTCTCCGCCCCCGGCTCGGCGCCCATCCTGGTGATCGGCAACACCGGAGACCCGGCGACCCCCTACGAGGGCGCGCGCAAGATGGTGGAACGGCTCGGCCCCGGCGTCGGCGTGGAGCTCACGTACAAGGGCGAGGGGCACGGCGCGTACAACAGCGGCGACAAGTGCGTGCAGCAGGCGGTCAACGCGTACCTGCTGGACGGGAAGGTGCCCGCGGCGGGCGCCGTCTGCACGGCGTCCAAGTCGCCCTCCCCCGCGGCCACGCCGCCGACGCCCGCATAG
- a CDS encoding ABC transporter permease translates to MFRSALRNVLAHKARLLMTAFAVMLGVTFVTGSLVYGDSLKQAAVDRATAGYDRIALDVAPNTLPGGPPATLDARTAATLAAVPGVGAVAGRVSGFAAVADHEGRLLGNGTFRKGGNFAPDKAGTDPAYRFTEGSGPTGDHAIALDEKTAAKAGYRVGDTVRVGTNTGADSYTLQGVFRTDGSKLSPGGSLTLFADATAQRLFLQPGQYTDIEITAVPGTDVTQLLARVEPVLPKDSSAATGAQLARIQANLASSGSDTMSQIMVGFAAVALFVATFLISNTFTMLVSRRTRELALMRAVGASRKQVRRILLTESVLVGLISSVAGVVAGTGVAALLQAVFTPADAPATPLVLLPATVIIAMVVGTALPVLASWIPVRRAMAIPPVAALGAAEPAAPARAGSLRTGLGAALTLTGTTAVLYGALATGEDSRTVIGLGAALTLTGAIALVPLLSRPFTALLRPLLVRVHPVHGDLAARNTVRDPRRTGATAAALAIALTLASGLSVLGASATQYLDGATTRDFTADYLVKAPSGGQRMTPATAALLGKLPDAAYSPLNQSTDYRIGGASSVLTGVDPATIGRLLRYDVTEGSLDSLAQGRIAVANFKARANGWKVGQRLPLERQDQRDEVTIGAIYQADQQSNLLPSITAPDSLVARYDSTPNTDSIVVATKGGPGRAALAAVTKALGDNPALSVLDRDGIRAEDTSGIDDQLNVFYALLSMALVIAALGIANTLAMSVLERRKEIGTLRAIGLDRTGVARMIRLEALLVGALGAAVGTVMGIFTGWALGHTLQESVAGYALVIPWGRLALGVLLALAGALLASLWPARRAARVDIPAATAAH, encoded by the coding sequence ATGTTCCGTAGCGCCCTGCGCAACGTCCTCGCGCACAAGGCCCGCCTGCTGATGACCGCGTTCGCGGTCATGCTCGGGGTCACCTTCGTCACCGGCAGCCTCGTCTACGGCGACAGCCTGAAGCAGGCCGCCGTCGACCGGGCGACCGCCGGCTACGACCGCATCGCCCTCGACGTGGCCCCCAACACCCTGCCCGGGGGGCCGCCGGCCACCCTCGACGCCCGCACCGCGGCCACCCTGGCCGCGGTCCCCGGCGTCGGCGCCGTCGCGGGCCGGGTCAGCGGCTTCGCCGCCGTCGCCGACCACGAGGGCCGGCTGCTCGGCAACGGCACCTTCCGCAAGGGCGGCAACTTCGCCCCCGACAAGGCCGGCACGGACCCCGCCTACCGGTTCACCGAGGGCTCCGGCCCGACCGGCGACCACGCGATCGCCCTCGACGAGAAGACCGCCGCCAAGGCCGGCTACCGCGTCGGAGACACCGTGCGCGTCGGCACCAACACCGGCGCCGACTCGTACACCCTCCAAGGCGTCTTCCGCACCGACGGGTCCAAGCTCTCCCCCGGGGGCAGTCTGACGCTGTTCGCCGACGCCACCGCCCAGCGGCTGTTCCTCCAGCCCGGCCAGTACACCGACATCGAGATCACCGCCGTACCCGGCACCGACGTGACCCAGCTCCTCGCCCGCGTCGAACCGGTGCTGCCCAAGGACTCCAGCGCCGCCACCGGCGCCCAGCTCGCCCGGATCCAGGCGAACCTCGCCTCCAGCGGCAGCGACACCATGAGCCAGATCATGGTGGGCTTCGCGGCGGTCGCCCTGTTCGTGGCCACCTTCCTCATCTCCAACACCTTCACCATGCTGGTCTCCCGGCGCACCCGGGAGCTGGCCCTGATGCGGGCCGTGGGTGCCTCCCGCAAGCAGGTGCGGCGCATCCTGCTGACCGAGTCCGTCCTCGTCGGCCTGATCTCCTCCGTGGCCGGCGTCGTGGCCGGCACCGGCGTCGCCGCCCTGCTCCAGGCGGTCTTCACCCCCGCCGACGCCCCGGCCACCCCGCTGGTCCTCCTCCCGGCCACCGTGATCATCGCGATGGTGGTCGGCACCGCCCTGCCCGTGCTCGCCTCGTGGATCCCGGTCCGCCGGGCCATGGCGATCCCGCCCGTCGCCGCCCTGGGCGCGGCCGAGCCCGCGGCGCCCGCGCGGGCCGGGTCCCTGCGCACCGGCCTCGGCGCCGCGCTGACGCTCACCGGCACCACCGCCGTGCTCTACGGAGCCCTCGCCACCGGCGAGGACTCCCGGACCGTCATCGGCCTCGGCGCGGCCCTCACCCTCACCGGGGCCATCGCCCTCGTCCCGCTCCTGTCCCGGCCGTTCACCGCCCTGCTCCGGCCACTGCTGGTCCGCGTGCACCCGGTGCACGGCGACCTCGCCGCCCGCAACACCGTGCGCGACCCCCGCCGTACCGGCGCCACCGCCGCCGCGCTTGCCATCGCCCTCACGCTCGCCTCGGGCCTGTCCGTCCTCGGCGCCTCCGCCACCCAGTACCTCGACGGCGCGACCACCCGCGACTTCACCGCCGACTACCTGGTGAAGGCCCCCTCGGGCGGCCAGCGGATGACCCCCGCCACCGCCGCGCTCCTCGGGAAACTGCCCGACGCCGCCTACAGCCCGCTCAACCAGTCCACCGATTACCGGATCGGCGGAGCCTCCTCCGTCCTGACCGGCGTCGACCCCGCCACCATCGGCCGCCTCCTGCGCTACGACGTCACCGAGGGCTCCCTCGACAGCCTGGCCCAGGGCCGGATCGCCGTGGCCAACTTCAAGGCCCGGGCCAACGGCTGGAAGGTCGGCCAGCGCCTCCCCCTCGAACGGCAGGACCAGCGGGACGAGGTCACCATCGGCGCCATCTACCAGGCGGACCAGCAGAGCAACCTGCTCCCCAGCATCACGGCGCCCGACTCCCTCGTCGCCCGCTACGACTCCACGCCGAACACCGACTCCATCGTGGTCGCCACCAAGGGCGGGCCCGGCCGGGCCGCGCTCGCCGCCGTCACCAAGGCGCTCGGCGACAACCCCGCCCTGTCCGTCCTCGACCGGGACGGCATCCGGGCCGAGGACACCAGCGGCATCGACGACCAGCTGAACGTCTTCTACGCCCTGCTCAGCATGGCCCTGGTGATCGCCGCCCTGGGCATCGCCAACACCCTCGCGATGTCCGTGCTCGAACGCCGCAAGGAGATCGGCACCCTGCGGGCCATCGGCCTGGACCGCACCGGAGTGGCCCGGATGATCCGTCTGGAGGCCCTGCTCGTCGGCGCCCTCGGCGCGGCCGTCGGCACGGTCATGGGCATCTTCACGGGCTGGGCACTGGGCCACACCCTCCAGGAGAGCGTCGCGGGGTACGCCCTGGTCATCCCTTGGGGACGGCTCGCCCTCGGCGTGCTGCTCGCCCTGGCCGGCGCGCTCCTCGCCTCCCTCTGGCCGGCCCGCAGGGCCGCCCGCGTCGACATACCCGCGGCGACCGCGGCGCACTGA
- a CDS encoding ABC transporter ATP-binding protein has product MTAAPLAPHTLHAPTGIAAATTDLSKVYGSGDTRVVALDRVTVSFREGEFTAIMGPSGCGKSTLMHCAAGLDSFSSGSVRIGTSELGTLNDEQLTRLRRDRVGFIFQAFNLLPTLTALENITLPLSIAGRKPDRQWLDHVVSMPGLSDRLGHRPGQLSGGQQQRVAVARALVSRPAIIFGDEPTGNLDSRAGAEVLGFLRDSVRELGRTVVMVTHDPVAASYADRVVFLSDGRLVDEMTRPTADRVLDRMKAFDARSRTS; this is encoded by the coding sequence GTGACCGCCGCCCCCCTTGCCCCGCACACGCTGCACGCGCCGACCGGGATCGCGGCCGCCACCACCGATCTGTCGAAGGTCTACGGCAGCGGGGACACCCGGGTCGTCGCCCTGGACCGGGTCACCGTCTCCTTCCGCGAGGGCGAGTTCACCGCGATCATGGGCCCGTCCGGCTGCGGGAAGTCCACCCTGATGCACTGCGCCGCCGGGCTCGACTCCTTCAGCTCCGGCTCGGTCCGCATCGGCACCTCGGAACTGGGCACGCTCAACGACGAGCAGCTCACCCGGCTGCGCCGTGACCGGGTCGGCTTCATCTTCCAGGCCTTCAACCTGCTGCCGACGCTGACCGCGCTGGAGAACATCACCCTGCCGCTCAGCATCGCCGGCCGGAAGCCCGACCGGCAGTGGCTGGACCACGTGGTCTCGATGCCCGGCCTCTCCGACCGCCTCGGTCACCGTCCCGGACAGCTGTCCGGCGGGCAGCAGCAGCGCGTCGCCGTGGCCCGGGCCCTGGTGTCCCGGCCCGCGATCATCTTCGGCGACGAGCCCACCGGCAACCTCGACTCCCGCGCCGGGGCCGAGGTGCTCGGCTTCCTGCGCGACTCGGTGCGCGAGCTGGGCCGCACGGTGGTCATGGTCACGCACGACCCGGTCGCCGCTTCCTACGCCGACCGCGTGGTCTTCCTCTCCGACGGCCGCCTCGTGGACGAGATGACGCGGCCCACCGCGGACCGGGTCCTGGACCGGATGAAGGCGTTCGACGCCCGCTCGCGCACGAGCTGA
- a CDS encoding sensor histidine kinase produces the protein MHSFHSPGPGRRVPLRWKIAALAAATACLVAAAVGVLVHLWTAQDIRSRADMQVFNGLYSAMDVYRRTGTLADGAELDPAGLPPALRNPSDDDRHTAYAGPFAWAAQRVGGPGSPVLAIAHNMGTDLHNLHELDATMAVASLIALAAATPLAYYGAGLLGRRLQQVSETAVRIAAGDLDARTGPTKGRDEVSDIAATVDLMADTLGRRLHDERRFTADVAHELRTPVGGLLAAADLLPAGGTEDLLRARVRDLRGLVEDLLEISRLDAGAELPVHARVPLGAVVSEAVTRTGLDTEVTVADAGPARTVEAVETVETDPRRLERIVSNLVINAHRHGSTPVRVTVGDRTVVVRDHGPGFPADLLRDGPRRFQTGAAERGSGHGLGLTIALGQARLLGAELRFDNAEDGGAVATLRLPH, from the coding sequence GTGCATTCGTTCCACAGCCCCGGCCCGGGCCGCCGCGTTCCGCTGCGCTGGAAGATCGCCGCCCTGGCCGCGGCCACGGCCTGCCTGGTCGCGGCGGCGGTCGGAGTACTCGTGCACCTCTGGACCGCGCAGGACATCCGGAGCCGGGCCGACATGCAGGTGTTCAACGGGCTGTACTCGGCCATGGACGTCTACCGGCGCACCGGAACCCTCGCGGACGGAGCCGAACTCGATCCGGCCGGACTGCCCCCCGCCCTGCGCAACCCGTCCGACGACGACCGGCACACGGCCTACGCCGGCCCGTTCGCCTGGGCCGCCCAGCGGGTCGGCGGCCCGGGCAGCCCGGTACTGGCCATCGCGCACAACATGGGAACGGATCTCCACAACCTGCACGAGCTCGACGCGACCATGGCGGTGGCCTCGCTGATCGCGCTCGCGGCGGCCACACCCCTGGCGTACTACGGAGCCGGGCTGCTCGGCCGCCGGCTCCAGCAGGTCTCCGAGACCGCGGTCCGGATCGCCGCCGGGGACCTGGACGCCCGTACCGGTCCCACCAAGGGCCGCGACGAGGTGTCCGACATCGCCGCCACCGTCGACCTCATGGCCGACACCCTCGGCCGGCGGCTGCACGACGAGCGCCGGTTCACCGCCGACGTGGCCCACGAGCTGCGCACCCCCGTCGGCGGTCTGCTGGCCGCGGCCGACCTGCTGCCGGCCGGTGGGACGGAGGACCTGCTGCGGGCCCGGGTACGCGATCTGCGCGGTCTGGTCGAGGACCTGCTGGAGATCTCCCGCCTCGACGCCGGCGCCGAACTGCCGGTCCATGCCCGCGTGCCCCTCGGCGCGGTCGTCTCCGAGGCCGTCACCCGCACCGGCCTGGACACCGAGGTCACCGTCGCCGACGCGGGCCCGGCGCGGACCGTGGAGGCCGTGGAGACCGTGGAGACCGACCCGCGCCGACTCGAACGGATCGTCAGCAACCTCGTCATCAACGCCCACCGGCACGGGAGCACCCCCGTACGGGTCACCGTCGGGGACCGCACCGTCGTCGTGCGCGACCACGGCCCGGGCTTCCCCGCGGACCTGCTGCGCGACGGCCCGCGCCGCTTCCAGACGGGCGCGGCGGAGCGCGGCTCCGGCCACGGCCTGGGCCTGACCATCGCCCTGGGCCAGGCCCGTCTGCTGGGCGCCGAGCTGCGCTTCGACAACGCCGAGGACGGCGGCGCCGTAGCCACCCTGCGCCTGCCGCACTGA
- the cseB gene encoding two-component system response regulator CseB, translating into MSSPTPVRVLLVEDDELMRRSFTVALERYGYRVKAAADGLTGLESFRDDSFDLLILDVMLPGLDGIGLCRRVRESSLVPVLMMSARGDGLDIVAGLEAGADDYVVKPVDTNVLVARIRSLLRRATYAPAPAAAQAAGDGPGPAPSEGELLTFGDLTLHTGALEVAVSGTPVALTPTELKLLLEFAAHPGVVLERHTLLRNVWDYGWDGDSRVVDLCVQRLRGKLGRDRIETVRGFGYKLRR; encoded by the coding sequence GTGTCCTCCCCCACTCCGGTTCGCGTGCTGTTGGTGGAGGACGACGAACTGATGCGCCGGTCCTTCACCGTCGCCCTGGAGCGCTACGGCTACCGCGTGAAGGCCGCCGCCGACGGTCTCACCGGTCTCGAGTCCTTCCGCGACGACAGCTTCGACCTGCTGATCCTGGACGTGATGCTGCCCGGCCTGGACGGGATCGGCCTGTGCCGGCGGGTACGCGAGAGCAGCCTGGTACCCGTCCTGATGATGTCGGCGCGCGGCGACGGGCTGGACATCGTCGCCGGCCTGGAGGCCGGGGCCGACGACTACGTGGTCAAACCCGTGGACACCAATGTGCTCGTGGCGCGCATCCGCTCGCTGCTGCGGCGCGCGACCTACGCGCCCGCCCCGGCGGCCGCTCAGGCCGCGGGCGACGGGCCGGGACCGGCCCCGTCCGAGGGGGAGCTGCTGACCTTCGGGGACCTGACCCTCCACACCGGCGCCCTGGAGGTGGCCGTCTCCGGCACCCCGGTGGCGCTGACCCCGACCGAACTGAAGCTGCTGCTGGAGTTCGCCGCCCACCCCGGCGTCGTGCTGGAGCGGCACACTCTGCTGCGCAACGTCTGGGACTACGGCTGGGACGGCGACAGCCGGGTCGTGGACCTGTGCGTGCAGCGGCTGCGCGGCAAGCTCGGCCGGGACCGGATCGAGACGGTCCGCGGCTTCGGCTACAAGCTCAGGCGCTGA
- the hemG gene encoding protoporphyrinogen oxidase, with product MRSVIVIGGGISGLAAAWQLRGQADVTLLESNAKVGGKLRTGTIAGITVDEGAESLMALRPEAVELAAAVGLGDALCDPAKAPTTIWTNGGLRPLPAGHVMGVPTDPSALIGTGLLSPEGIARVAAEESLPATALTEDCSVTEYLAARFGQEAVDRLVEPMLGGVYAGLAERLSLRAAMPRIAALAEQGAPLLPALLRMRAAGAPRSAAVAVQGVVGGTGRFPAAVAESCGARILTGTTARSLQQVAGGRWRVSAMTGDGALTMEADAVVLALPAFAAAELLRPHSPLAEAELSSIPHASTAVITMAFSRAQAHFLPEGNGFLVPPVDGHTLKAASFLSNKWSWLRDAAPETFVLRASIGRIGEDELLSRPDRHLVRSAITELHHAVGPMGEPLATRVTRWDRGLPQYGVGHRERVARIREAAGKLPGIALCGAAYEGVGVAACVATGRAAAKQILAQP from the coding sequence ATGCGTTCAGTGATCGTCATCGGTGGCGGAATCAGCGGTCTGGCCGCCGCATGGCAGTTGCGCGGCCAGGCCGACGTGACCCTGCTGGAAAGCAACGCCAAGGTCGGCGGGAAGCTCCGGACCGGCACCATCGCCGGCATCACCGTCGACGAGGGCGCCGAATCCCTCATGGCCCTGCGCCCGGAGGCCGTGGAACTGGCCGCCGCCGTCGGACTCGGCGACGCCCTCTGCGACCCGGCCAAGGCCCCCACCACCATCTGGACCAACGGCGGACTGCGCCCACTGCCCGCCGGCCACGTGATGGGCGTCCCCACCGACCCCTCCGCACTGATCGGCACCGGACTGCTCTCCCCCGAGGGCATCGCGCGCGTCGCCGCCGAGGAGTCCCTCCCGGCCACCGCACTCACCGAGGACTGCTCGGTCACCGAGTACCTGGCGGCCCGCTTCGGCCAGGAGGCCGTCGACCGCCTCGTCGAACCGATGCTCGGCGGCGTCTACGCCGGCCTCGCCGAACGGCTCTCGCTGCGCGCGGCCATGCCCCGCATCGCGGCCCTCGCGGAACAGGGCGCCCCCCTCCTCCCGGCCCTGCTCCGGATGCGCGCGGCCGGCGCCCCGCGCTCGGCGGCCGTGGCCGTCCAGGGCGTGGTCGGCGGCACCGGACGCTTCCCCGCGGCCGTCGCGGAATCCTGCGGGGCCCGCATCCTCACCGGCACGACGGCCCGCTCCCTGCAGCAGGTCGCGGGCGGCCGCTGGCGGGTCTCGGCGATGACCGGCGACGGCGCGCTGACCATGGAGGCGGACGCGGTCGTCCTCGCCCTGCCCGCCTTCGCGGCGGCCGAGCTGCTGCGCCCCCACTCCCCCCTCGCCGAGGCCGAACTCTCCTCCATCCCGCACGCCTCGACGGCCGTGATCACCATGGCCTTCTCCCGCGCCCAGGCCCACTTCCTCCCCGAGGGCAACGGCTTCCTGGTCCCGCCGGTGGACGGGCACACCCTGAAGGCGGCGTCCTTCCTCTCCAACAAGTGGTCCTGGCTGCGCGACGCCGCCCCCGAGACCTTCGTGCTCCGCGCCTCCATCGGCCGGATCGGCGAGGACGAGCTGCTCAGCCGCCCCGACCGCCACCTGGTCCGCTCGGCCATCACCGAACTGCACCACGCGGTCGGCCCGATGGGCGAACCCCTGGCCACCCGCGTCACCCGCTGGGACCGGGGCCTGCCGCAGTACGGGGTCGGCCACCGCGAACGCGTCGCCCGGATCCGCGAGGCCGCCGGCAAGCTCCCGGGCATCGCCCTGTGCGGGGCGGCGTACGAGGGCGTGGGCGTGGCCGCCTGCGTCGCGACGGGGCGCGCGGCGGCGAAGCAGATCCTGGCGCAGCCGTAG
- a CDS encoding TIGR04053 family radical SAM/SPASM domain-containing protein gives MTRRPERTVVRRPRHAVSDRPFIVIWEATRACPLACLHCRAEAQTVRDPEELDGSDARRVMDQIAAFGKPSPLFVITGGDPFQRADLTDLVAYGTSLGLRVAVSPSGTPTLTRENLTAVREAGAIALSLSLDGSTAGRHDAFRGVPGVFDWTLDGWRAARELGLKVQINTTVTRTGLEDLADVAALVKREGAMLWSGFILVPTGRGEQLDSLTAAETEDVLHFLYDCGAVMATKTTEGHHFRRVALQRTVLDARGERPVLGGLYERLSARARELGVFEGERRAVRRPPMDVSSGRGFVFISHTGEVHPSGFLPVSAGNVKNHPLTEIYRGSALFTKLRDPSLLRGKCGACEFKTVCGGSRSRAYGFTRDVLEADPYCAYEPGSFPYQEEIKALAESMRR, from the coding sequence GTGACCCGTCGCCCCGAACGCACCGTCGTCCGCCGGCCCCGGCACGCGGTCTCCGACCGGCCCTTCATCGTGATCTGGGAGGCGACGCGGGCCTGCCCGCTGGCCTGCCTGCACTGCCGGGCCGAGGCGCAGACCGTCCGCGACCCCGAGGAGCTCGACGGCTCGGACGCCCGGCGGGTGATGGACCAGATCGCCGCCTTCGGCAAGCCCAGTCCGCTCTTCGTGATCACCGGCGGGGACCCCTTCCAGCGCGCCGACCTCACCGACCTGGTGGCGTACGGGACCTCGCTCGGCCTGCGGGTCGCCGTGTCCCCGTCGGGCACGCCGACGCTGACCCGCGAGAACCTCACGGCGGTACGGGAAGCGGGTGCCATCGCGCTCTCGCTCTCCCTGGACGGTTCGACGGCCGGTCGGCACGACGCCTTCCGGGGTGTTCCCGGGGTCTTCGACTGGACGCTGGACGGCTGGCGGGCCGCCCGGGAGCTCGGGCTCAAGGTCCAGATCAACACCACGGTCACCCGCACCGGCCTGGAGGACCTGGCCGACGTCGCGGCGCTGGTCAAGCGGGAGGGCGCGATGCTGTGGTCCGGGTTCATCCTGGTCCCCACCGGGCGCGGCGAGCAGTTGGACTCCCTGACCGCCGCCGAGACCGAGGACGTCCTGCACTTCCTGTACGACTGCGGGGCGGTGATGGCCACCAAGACGACCGAGGGCCACCACTTCCGGCGGGTCGCGCTGCAGCGGACCGTCCTGGACGCTCGCGGCGAGCGGCCCGTGCTGGGCGGGCTCTACGAGCGCCTCTCGGCCCGCGCCCGCGAGCTGGGGGTCTTCGAGGGCGAGCGGCGGGCCGTGCGCCGGCCGCCCATGGACGTCTCCTCGGGCCGCGGCTTCGTCTTCATCTCGCACACGGGCGAGGTGCACCCCAGCGGCTTCCTGCCCGTCTCGGCGGGCAACGTGAAGAACCACCCGCTGACGGAGATCTACCGGGGCTCGGCGCTGTTCACCAAGCTCCGCGACCCCTCGCTGCTGCGCGGGAAGTGCGGGGCCTGCGAGTTCAAGACGGTGTGCGGGGGCTCGCGCTCGCGGGCGTACGGCTTCACGCGCGACGTCCTGGAAGCGGACCCGTACTGCGCGTACGAGCCGGGCAGCTTCCCGTACCAGGAGGAGATCAAGGCTCTGGCCGAAAGCATGAGGCGCTGA
- the narI gene encoding respiratory nitrate reductase subunit gamma has translation MDLLLWGVFPYVSIALLIAGTVWRARFDKFGWTTHSSQLHESRLLRIGSPLFHFGMLFVVLGHVVGLLVPKSWTDAAGLSDHAYHLIALATGTVAGVAAAAGIGILVYRRFKVPAVRRATLRSDHMMYACLLGAMVLGLTATMLNSAGMMGGYNYRDGISLWFRSLFTLTPDYHLMAGAPLAFKLHIVFGFVLFTLIPYSRLVHMFSVPLKYLFRPYVVYRRRDPKQLANRPGKRGWERVS, from the coding sequence ATGGACCTCCTCCTGTGGGGCGTCTTCCCGTACGTCTCGATCGCCCTGCTGATCGCGGGCACGGTCTGGCGGGCCCGCTTCGACAAGTTCGGCTGGACCACGCACTCCTCGCAGCTGCACGAGTCGCGGCTGCTGCGCATCGGCTCGCCGCTCTTCCACTTCGGCATGCTCTTCGTGGTCCTGGGCCACGTCGTGGGCCTGCTCGTCCCCAAGAGCTGGACCGACGCGGCGGGCCTGAGCGATCACGCGTACCACCTGATCGCCCTGGCCACCGGCACGGTCGCCGGCGTCGCGGCCGCCGCCGGCATCGGGATCCTGGTCTACCGGCGCTTCAAGGTGCCGGCCGTGCGCAGGGCGACGCTGCGCAGCGACCACATGATGTACGCGTGCCTGCTCGGTGCGATGGTGCTCGGGCTGACGGCCACGATGCTGAACTCGGCCGGGATGATGGGCGGTTACAACTACCGCGACGGCATCTCCCTGTGGTTCCGCAGCCTGTTCACCCTCACCCCGGACTACCACCTGATGGCCGGCGCCCCGCTCGCCTTCAAGCTCCACATCGTCTTCGGCTTCGTCCTGTTCACGCTGATCCCGTACTCGCGTTTGGTGCACATGTTCTCGGTACCGCTGAAGTACCTGTTCCGGCCGTACGTCGTCTACCGCAGGCGGGACCCGAAGCAGCTCGCCAACCGCCCGGGCAAGCGTGGCTGGGAGCGGGTGTCGTGA